The following coding sequences lie in one Gouania willdenowi chromosome 5, fGouWil2.1, whole genome shotgun sequence genomic window:
- the LOC114463597 gene encoding transcription factor HES-5-like, giving the protein MQPAHITFSLQRPLQHTHPTMAPTITAAMSHSQEHHTLSHKLRKPLVEKQRRERINSSIEQLKSLLGPEFLKQQPDSKLEKADILEMSVCFLTQLQQQSQQQRRLLKHFTKLQSSSENHLREADCSALSSSVHSSSTKDKSPGCSALWRPW; this is encoded by the exons ATGCAGCCAGCACACATCACATTCTCTCTACAGAGACCTCTACAGCACACACATCCAACCATGGCACCTACAATCACTGCAGCAATGAGCCATTCTCAGGAGCATCACACTCTCAGCCACAAG CTCAGAAAGCCTCTGGTGGAGAAGCAGCGCAGAGAGAGAATCAACAGCAGCATCGAGCAGCTCAAGTCTCTCCTGGGTCCAGAGTTCCTCAAACAGCAGCCAGACTCCAAGCTGGAGAAAGCAGACATCCTGGAGATGAGCGTCTGCTTCCTGActcagctgcagcagcagagcCAGCAGCAGAGAAGACTGCTGAAACACTTCACCAAGCTGCAGTCTTCCTCTGAGAACCACCTGAGAGAGGCTGACTGCTCTGCTCTGAGCTCCTCAGtccacagcagcagcaccaaAGACAAGAGTCCAGGCTGCAGCGCCCTCTGGAGGCCGTGGTAG
- the LOC114462917 gene encoding uncharacterized protein LOC114462917, which translates to MSSEDDTMTIPHMEVRERQVRQRRTPRHLEQYILAYNPRRPAPSSHPDNGEREEQRGAAAAADSGQADATSHLGASGASRSSNSGDPLSTTSLKQLIESLSRSEEEERAEIAEVTHKLRQYEHRQRRRQELLGHITSFLREEEENDEACNVKGSMPTQVQSQSPLHTLTCVHPLSYSPPAERQVQNMESHIERHTPNMISTLEGEAGPRDYTSIITSERARSAFTPLHPVPPEHPHSPYSTISAGAITPTSAQRHLIKPVPLQPQMTELYRCEDGVSYMHQPQVPQLLTKTALSYNPTPPALYQRLPPSQAPSTYSLPHYVPVPASVVAPQTLPPASGMRNIPAAVQSQFPASQAIAPHNFSTQPRSIYGVPKPKIPDFTTDSEREFANLKLALDNLLEPYPELTEKYKYHVLLEHLKLPEAQMIGQSCRHAPFPYTAAMQALQLQYGQPHQLAQSEIAAILTTPDVKSGDARTFQSFALRVHLLVSMLLSLEGPQGMELNCCSHVDRLLSKLPKYHRDGFIEYLQIQGKLNTTSLNPYNLQDLNSWLQGKAQQQRLSNRLVQRYQLEKPASNEKEKIPYRGKSQSVAVYHGAEPTQSNTPNKPTSFGGKKPFKVHCLFCDSKEHYISRCPSIKVKSTTELDRWITEGKRCWRCARTHTPESCNLKKPCSDCGDIHLQVLHNVAQCRATDLQPRASESRVYLTPSITTSKVLLKVVPVLLHNNSNSVETFAVLDDGAQRTMILPAAVQLLQLNGESETLTLRTVRTDVTHLQGSKVNFQISSRANPRRQYKVQGAFTATGLDLVEQTYPVQMLQRRHSHLRGIPLQPFQNVRPLVLLGSDHVHLITATEPIRRGSNGGPIAIHTVLGWALQGAEKCIPEQSPVQQCLFTSVVSPDDLLYRNVERLWQLDVLPFRNEKLVVRSREDQVAISLLETKTQRIKEGGVCRYATPLLRKPGSPKLNGSAHSVMAHLRATERRLKRDPEKAAIYSAEINKLIKAGYVKKLHPKDVGQSAEAWYLPHHLVCHNNKPRLVFDCSFRFQDVSLNEQLLPGPTLGPSLVGVLLRFRQHQVAVSSDIRAMFHQISLLPEYRPLLRFIWRDLRCEDQPDVYEWQVLPFGTTSSPCCAIFALQQHARNHQDTHPEVLQSVQQSFYVDNCLESFPTISTARQRVDQLRTLLAEGGFDLRQWASNQSTVITHLPTDARSSATEQWLSQSRTDPLEPTLGLRWNCAADTLSYQYRIIEHSTLTMRTAYQVLASQYDPLGFMVPFTTRAKVLIQQFWSKKRGWDDPDLPPVLREAWENWESELKHLSSVSIPRCYSPVPVEGTDVKCDLHVFCDASEQAYGAVAYLTVYAGDTIHTSFVMARSRVAPKRQQSIPRLELCAALAGAQLAKLIETEMSLPLRQTVLWSDSTTVLEWLQSDSCRYKVFVGTRVSEIQELTDRRSWRYVDSLNNPADDITRGKPLLDLAEHGRWSQGPLYLKQSTEHWPTKPKQTTTGGLSELKGITLCCFTAVESNNSIPDSSQHSSWEKLVEATQRAHGAATDEEHDQPLSRRDAESGMMKLVSFVWGEGCEDCRI; encoded by the exons ATGTCATCAGAAGACGATACAATGACCATCCCTCATATGGAGGTACGAGAGCGACAAGTGAGACAGCGCCGCACACCTAGGCATCTAGAGCAGTACATCCTTGCCTACAATCCTCGTAGGCCTGCCCCTTCCTCCCACCCTGACAATGGAGAACGTGAGGAGCAGAGAGGAGCAGCGGCCGCAGCAGACAGTGGACAAGCAGATGCAACTTCTCATCTTGGTGCAAGCGGAGCCTCACGTAGCTCTAACTCAGGTGACCCACTGAGCACCACATCACTGAAACAACTCATTGAATCTTTATCCAGGAGTGAGGAGGAGGAAAGAGCGGAGATAGCTGAAGTCACACACAAACTCCGTCAATATGAACATCGACAACGTCGTCGTCAAGAACTACTAGGGCACATCACATCATTCCTGCGAGAAGAAGAGGAGAATGATGAGGCTTGCAACGTGAAGGGTTCCATGCCCACTCAAGTACAAAGTCAGTCTCCACTTCACACCCTTACCTGTGTTCACCCTCTGAGCTACTCCCCTCCAGCAGAGAGGCAGGTTCAAAACATGGAGTCTCACATTGAAAGACATACACCAAATATGATTTCAACATTAGAGGGAGAAGCTGGACCGAGAGACTACACCTCTATCATAACAAGCGAAAGAGCGAGATCTGCATTTACGCCATTGCATCCAGTCCCTCCAGAACACCCACACTCCCCCTATTCAACCATCTCTGCGGGAGCGATAACTCCAACCTCGGCACAAAGACACCTCATAAAGCCAGTCCCTCTACAGCCCCAGATGACGGAGCTGTATCGCTGTGAGGATGGAGTTTCCTATATGCACCAGCCTCAGGTACCACAGCTGTTAACCAAAACAGCCCTGTCTTACAATCCCACACCTCCAGCTTTATATCAGAGACTTCCCCCATCTCAAGCCCCCTCAACTTATAGCCTGCCTCATTATGTACCTGTGCCAGCATCGGTAGTTGCACCCCAGACTCTTCCACCTGCCTCAGGAATGCGTAATATCCCTGCAGCTGTTCAGTCACAGTTTCCAGCCAGCCAGGCCATAGCCCCACATAACTTTAGCACACAACCACGCTCCATATATGGTGTGCCCAAACCCAAAATTCCAGATTTCACTACAGATAGTGAAAGGGAATTTGCCAACCTGAAGTTAGCCTTGGACAACCTGCTCGAACCTTATCCTGaactgactgaaaaatacaaataccaTGTGTTACTCGAACACCTCAAACTCCCTGAGGCACAGATGATTGGTCAGTCATGTCGACATGCCCCCTTTCCCTACACTGCAGCCATGCAAGCACTACAGCTCCAGTACGGCCAGCCACATCAGTTAGCACAGAGTGAAATAGCAGCTATCCTCACTACACCTGATGTGAAGTCTGGAGATGCACGCACTTTCCAGAGCTTCGCTCTCAGAGTCCATCTCCTAGTTAGTATGCTACTCTCCCTGGAGGGACCTCAAGGGATGGAGCTCAACTGCTGCTCACATGTTGACCGCCTACTTAGTAAGCTGCCCAAATATCACAGGGATGGGTTCATTGAATACCTTCAGATACAGGGAAAGCTCAACACCACAAGCCTCAATCCCTACAACCTCCAAGACTTGAATAGTTGGCTTCAAGGTAAAGCTCAGCAGCAGCGTCTATCAAACAGACTAGTGCAGCGCTACCAACTGGAGAAACCTGCAAGCAACGAGAAGGAGAAAATCCCATATAGGGGCAAAAGTCAGAGCGTAGCTGTGTACCATGGAGCAGAGCCCACTCAGTCAAACACCCCCAATAAACCCACATCATTTGGTGGCAAGAAACCTTTCAAAGTGCACTGTCTCTTCTGTGACAGCAAAGAACATTACATCAGCAGATGTCCCAGCATTAAAGTGAAATCAACAACAGAGCTGGACAGATGGATAACAGAAGGGAAACGTTGCTGGAGATGCGCTCGTACTCACACACCTGAGTCTTGCAACCTCAAGAAACCCTGTAGCGACTGCGGTGACATCCATCTCCAAGTGCTTCACAATGTCGCTCAGTGTCGCGCTACCGACCTACAGCCAAGAGCCTCAGAGAGCCGAGTCTACTTGACACCCAGTATAACGACCAGCAAAGTGCTCCTGAAGGTGGTTCCAGTCTTGCTGCACAACAATTCTAATTCAGTGGAAACTTTCGCTGTGTTAGACGATGGCGCACAGCGCACTATGATCTTACCAGCAGCTGTCCAGCTGCTTCAGCTGAATGGAGAGTCAGAGACCCTCACCCTACGCACAGTACGCACAGACGTCACACATCTTCAGGGTTCAAAGGTCAATTTCCAGATCTCCTCCAGAGCCAACCCACGGAGGCAGTACAAAGTTCAGGGAGCATTTACCGCCACAGGTCTAGATTTAGTAGAACAAACCTACCCTGTACAGATGCTTCAAAGACGACACTCCCACCTGCGAGGTATACCGCTGCAGCCTTTCCAAAATGTACGGCCACTAGTGTTACTCGGTTCTGATCATGTACACCTCATCACGGCAACGGAACCAATCCGCAGAGGGTCTAATGGTGGACCCATAGCCATCCACACTGTCCTGGGATGGGCCCTGCAAGGTGCAGAGAAGTGCATACCAGAGCAATCACCGGTGCAGCAGTGTCTCTTCACTTCAGTCGTTAGCCCAGACGACCTTCTCTACCGAAACGTCGAAAGATTGTGGCAACTTGATGTTTTGCCCTTCCGAAATGAGAAATTGGTCGTTCGCTCTCGTGAGGACCAGGTCGCCATAAGCCTCCTGGAAACCAAAACACAGCGAATCAAAGAGGGAGGAGTCTGCCGGTACGCAACCCCACTCTTGAGGAAACCAGGATCACCTAAACTCAATGGCTCTGCACACTCAGTCATGGCTCATCTGAGGGCCACAGAGAGACGGCTCAAGAGGGATCCGGAGAAAGCAGCAATCTACTCAGCTGAGATCAACAAACTCATCAAAGCGGGGTATGTAAAGAAGCTCCACCCGAAAGATGTAGGACAGTCTGCAGAAGCATGGTACTTACCCCATCATCTGGTGTGCCACAACAACAAACCACGCCTGGTCTTCGACTGTTCATTTCGGTTCCAAGATGTCTCCCTAAACGAACAGCTCCTGCCTGGGCCTACGCTGGGTCCATCACTGGTTGGGGTCCTCCTTCGCTTTAGGCAACACCAAGTAGCAGTAAGCAGCGACATTCGTGCAATGTTTCATCAAATCAGCCTGCTACCTGAGTACAGACCACTCCTCCGGTTCATCTGGAGGGACCTGCGTTGTGAAGACCAACCAGATGTGTACGAGTGGCAGGTGTTGCCATTTGGTACAACAAGCAGCCCGTGCTGTGCCATTTTTGCGCTTCAGCAACATGCTCGTAATCACCAGGACACCCATCCTGAAGTGCTACAGTCGGTACAGCAGAGCTTCTACGTTGACAATTGCCTGGAGAGTTTTCCCACTATATCGACAGCCAGGCAGAGAGTCGACCAGTTGCGCACCTTACTGGCAGAAGGAGGGTTTGACCTCAGGCAATGGGCCAGTAATCAATCCACGgtgatcactcaccttccaacCGACGCAAGATCCTCAGCTACGGAGCAGTGGCTGAGCCAGAGCCGTACTGACCCGCTTGAACCCACCTTGGGCCTGAGGTGGAACTGTGCAGCTGATACCCTTAGCTATCAGTACAGGATAATTGAACATTCTACGCTGACAATGAGGACAGCGTATCAAGTGTTAGCCAGTCAATATGACCCATTAGGGTTCATGGTGCCATTCACAACCCGAGCCAAGGTGCTTATACAGCAGTTCTGGTCCAAAAAAAGGGGCTGGGATGATCCTGACCTACCGCCTGTCCTCAGAGAAGCCTGGGAAAACTGGGAGAGTGAGCTGAAGCACCTCAGCAGTGTATCCATACCCCGTTGTTACTCACCTGTCCCAGTAGAAGGTACAGATGTCAAGTGCGACCTCCATGTATTTTGTGATGCCTCGGAGCAAGCATATGGAGCAGTCGCATACCTTACAGTCTATGCAGGTGACACTATTCACACCTCCTTCGTGATGGCAAGATCCAGAGTTGCTCCGAAAAGGCAACAGTCTATTCCCCGCTTGGAGCTCTGCGCAGCACTAGCCGGAGCTCAACTCGCCAAGCTCATAGAAACTGAGATGTCACTCCCTCTCCGACAAACAGTCCTGTGGTCTGACTCTACCACCGTATTGGAGTGGCTACAATCCGATTCCTGTCGTTATAAGGTGTTTGTCGGAACTCGGGTGTCAGAAATACAGGAGCTGACTGACCGAAGGTCCTGGCGCTACGTGGACAGTCTAAACAATCCGGCCGATGACATAACCAGGGGAAAGCCACTGTTGGATCTTGCAGAACATGGTCGCTGGAGTCAAGGCCCCCTGTATCTCAAGCAAAGCACAGAACACTGGCCGACGAAGCCGAAGCAAACTACGACAGGAGGCTTGTCTGAACTTAAAGGTATCACCCTTTGTTGCTTCACGGCCGTGGAGTCCAATAACAGCATTCCTGATTCTAGTCAGCATAGCTCATGGGAGAAGCTGGTGGAGGCAACTCAACGAGCTCACGGGGCGGCCACAGATGAAGAACATGATCAGCCCCTCAGTCGTAGAGATGCAGAG AGTGGGATGATGAAACTGGTCTCATTCGTGTGGGGGGAAGGTTGCGAAGACTGCAGAATCTAA
- the LOC114463818 gene encoding uncharacterized protein LOC114463818 translates to MDEHLLHPGTERVYAELRRQYWIIRGRQAIRHHQLNCSTCQRWRAQPKVPQMADLPPQRLRLLCPPFYSTGVDCFGPYLVKIGRRTEKRWGVIFKCLTTRAVHLELLNSMDVDAFLLALRRFIARRGRPKEVLSDCGTNFRGAERELREAFATMEPRLKEQLEVYQIDFKFNPPNAPHFGGAWEREVRSVKSGLQVAVGSQSVTEDVLYTVLVEVEGILNSKPLGYVSADVADLDPITPNILLMGRRDAALPQVVYAPVGMGRRRWRHCQALVDQFWLHFTRNYLPTLQTRQKWQRSSKNITLDSVVLIVDPSLPRAHWSIGRVIKAVASPDGCIRTAEVKVKDKVYVRPVARLIKLPDLQDDIKDT, encoded by the coding sequence ATGGATGAACATCTCTTACACCCCGGTACAGAACGAGTCTATGCGGAGTTGAGGAGACAGTATTGGATCATACGAGGACGTCAGGCCATCCGACACCACCAACTCAATTGTTCAACTTGTCAGCGTTGGAGAGCGCAACCAAAGGTGCCACAGATGGCAGATCTTCCCCCACAACGCCTCAGACTGCTTTGTCCGCCATTCTATTCAACTGGTGTCGACTGCTTTGGGCCTTACCTGGTGAAGATAGGTAGACGGACAGAGAAGCGCTGGGGCGTGATTTTCAAGTGTCTCACAACACGTGCAGTACACCTTGAGCTTCTGAACTCCATGGATGTCGATGCCTTCCTCCTCGCTCTGCGTCGATTCATCGCCCGGCGGGGTCGTCCAAAGGAAGTGCTATCAGACTGTGGTACTAACTTTCGTGGTGCAGAGCGAGAACTTCGGGAGGCCTTCGCCACAATGGAACCACGACTGAAAGAACAGCTGGAAGTATATCAGATCGATTTCAAGTTCAACCCACCAAATGCTCCGCACTTTGGTGGAGCGTGGGAGAGAGAGGTGCGGTCGGTTAAATCTGGCCTTCAAGTTGCAGTGGGCAGTCAGTCTGTCACAGAGGATGTCCTGTATACAGTTCTAGTGGAAGTGGAGGGGATCTTAAACTCAAAGCCACTGGGATACGTGTCAGCTGATGTGGCCGATTTGGACCCCATTACTCCGAACATCCTCCTAATGGGGCGGCGGGATGCAGCTCTGCCTCAGGTGGTCTATGCTCCAGTTGGTATGGGGCGGCGACGATGGCGACATTGCCAAGCACTGGTGGATCAGTTCTGGCTTCACTTCACGAGGAACTACTTACCAACCCTCCAGACTCGGCAAAAGTGGCAAAGGTCATCAAAGAACATCACTTTGGACTCTGTCGTACTAATCGTTGACCCATCACTTCCAAGAGCTCACTGGTCCATCGGGAGAGTCATCAAGGCTGTCGCTAGCCCAGATGGATGTATCAGAACAGCAGAGGTCAAGGTTAAGGATAAAGTTTACGTAAGACCAGTTGCTCGacttattaaacttcctgacCTTCAGGATGACATCAAAGACACTTGA